DNA from Geobacter sulfurreducens PCA:
CGGCATGTCGCCGATCTCATCCAGAAACATGGTGCCGCCGTTGGCCAGGTCGAGCTTCCCCTTTTTCTGGGTCGCGGCACCGGCAAAGCCCTTTTCGTGGCCGAAGAGCTCGCTCTCGATGAGTTCTTCGGGCAGGGCGGCGCAGTCGAGTTCCACGAAGGGCCGGTCGCGGCGGGGGCTGTGGTAGTGCAGCGACCGGGCCGCCAGTTCCTTGCCGGCCCCGTTTTCGCCGGTGATGAGCACCGGCGCGTCGGCCGGGCCGGCCAGCCGGACTTGCTCCCGCAGCCGTCCCATGGCCTCCGACTCCCCCATGATCTCGTGTCCCCTGAAGCTCAGGGCGCGCAGCGAATCGTTCTCGGCCCGGAGCCGTCCTGCGTCCAGGCCGTTGCGGACCGTGACCAGGATCTTTTCCAGGGAGAGGGGTTTCTCGATGAAGTCGAAGGCCCCCATTTTGGTGGACTTCACTGCCGTTTCAATGGTGCCGTGGCCCGACATCATGACCACCGTGAGGCCGGGGTCGGCCGTCTTGAGCCGTTGGAGGGTCTCCATGCCGTCCAGCCTGGGCATCCAGATGTCCAAAAGCACCAGGTCGGGCCGATCTTTCTGGACCGTCTCCAGGGCCTCGACGCCGTCGCGCGCGAAGGCGGTCCGGTACCCCTCGTCCTCCAGAATGCCGGCCAGGGCCGTGCGGATGTCCTGTTCGTCGTCCACGACGAGTATCGTTTCGTTCACGTAATCCTCTCTATCCCGTCACGGGCAGTTCGATGACGAACTTGGTCCCCCGGGGCTCGTTGTCCCGCACCCGGATGAACCCGTGATGGTCGGTGATGATGCTGCTGACGATGGCGAGCCCCAGGCCGGTGCCCGACGCCTTGGTGGAGAAGTAGGGCTCGAAGACCCGCGTCTTGTCCTCCGGGGGGATGCCCGGCCCCGTATCGGCCACGGTCACCACCGCCATTTTCAGCTCCGGATCGAAGCGGCTCATGATCCGGACCTCGCCCGTCCCCCCCATGGCCGCCACGGCGTTGTCCAGGAGGTTGATGAAGACCCGCTTGATCTGGTCCCGGTCCAGCTGCAGCAGGGGCAGCCGGTCGTCGGCGCTGAAGCCGAACGCGACGCCGCGGTGCCCTTCCCGGAAGAGGGTGACTGCCTCGCGGATGACGGCGTTCAGGTCGTTGGGGGAGGGATGGGCCGCAGGCATCCGGGCGAAGTTGGAGAACTCGTCCACCAGGGTCTTCAGTTCGTCAACGGATTTGACGATCATGGCCGTGCACTCGTCAAAGACCCGGTCTTCGTCGCCGAAGCGGGGAAGGTAGCGCTTGCGCAGCCGTTGGGCCGAGAGCTGGATCGGGGTCAGCGGATTCTTGATCTCGTGGGCGATGCGGCGGGCCACCTCGCGCCAGGCGGCCATCCGCTGGGCCTTGATCAACTGGGTCATGTCGTCGAAGACCACCACGGTGCCGAGGAATTCGCCGCTCTCGTCCCGCAGGACCGACAGGTTGAAGAGGAACGTCGCCCGGCTGTCCCGCACCGGCACCGTGATCTGGCGGCTGATGCTGTCCTTCTTGGCCATGACCATGTCCCGCAGGACCCCCTTCACGATGTCGAGCTGCTCTCCCTTGAGCACCTCCCGGAAGTTGTGGCCCACGGCCCGGGGCATGTCGATCTGCAGGAGCCGGGCCGCTGAGGGGTTGATGGTGGTTATCGTCCCCCCCCGGTCCACGGCGATGACCCCGGCAGCCACGTTGCGGAGCACAATTTCCATATGGCGCCGCCGCTGTTCCAGTTCCTGGTTGCTGCGCGACAACTCGTCGTTGGCGTTTTTCAGGGCCAGCTGGTTGCTTCGCAGGTCGTCGGTCATCTTGTTGAAGGCGGCCACCAGCATGCCCAGCTCATCGTCGGTCCGCTGGCCCAGGCGGATGTTCAGGTTTCCCTCGGCCACCTGACGGGTCGCTTCGGCCAGTTCCTGGATCGGCGTGGTGAGGCTGTTGGCCAGGTGGAGTCCGAACCAGACCGCCAGGAAGATAATCACCATGGTGATCAGGAACAGGGCCAGGATGTAGCCGGACCGGATGGGATTCTTCAGGATTTTGAGCTGACGGAACTGCTCGTAGGAGGCGGTGATCTCCCGCATTTTCTCCACCAGGGAGTAGGGGACGAAGTAGTTGACCACCACCGCCCCCACCACCTCGTCGGCGCGGTAGGTGGAATAGATCGGCACGATGCCGCGGATGAGGTCGGCCTTACCCACCGTGTTGACCCGGGTCAGTTCCTTGCCGTTGAGCCCCTGCTTGATGTCTTCGGAGGAAGGGTTGGTGAACTCCCCCAGCGGGAGCCCCGGGTTCGCGGCGCGGACCAGCTCCTCATTCTGGGCCGAGTAGACCTCCACGATTCCCAGGTTGTACTCCTTCTGCTTCTGGCGGATCAGCTCCTTCATCCGCGGCAGGTTCTCGTCGTTGAGCAGGCGCTGGTCCCGGATGATGGCGCTGATCTGGTTACCGTAGTAGAGAGCGTTGGCCGCCGAATTCTTGTAGTAGGTCTGGGCAACCTCCAGCGATTCGGAGAGGGAGTTTTCGATCTGGGTGTTGAACCAGTTGCGGATGCTCTGGTTCACGTAGGTGGCCGAGACAAAGAACAGGAGCATGGTGGGGATGATGGAGAGGCTCACGAAGGCGATGACGAGTTTCGTGCGCAGGTTGGCCCCCAGGGCCTTGCCCCGTCGCTCCATCAGAAGCTTTGCCACGTTGCGGAACAGAAGGTAGATGAGGAGGATGATCAGCAGGATGATGACGTTGATGACGCCGAAGATCAGGAAGTTGCTCCCCATCGGCACATCGGAGCTGATGCGCGACAGGTGGATCTCCACCCGGGTCAGGATCAGGATCAGGAGCACCGACAGGGCGATGACGATCCCTTCGCGGCGCCGCTTGATCCGTTCCCGTTCGGCTGGTGTTGCTGTAGGCGTGCTGTCCGTGGTCCGTTTGTCCATGGGGCGTCCGAGGTGTGGCGTAAATGCAACAGTCACACTCTAGCGGAACGCAGCGGATTATGCAAGGAGTCGATGTGGCGGGAGAAATACGCCCCGGATGAAAAAACGGGGAGAGTGGCCTCTCCCCGCGTCGATGCTGCCAAGTGCCGTCACGCTTACGGCATGCTGATCTCCTTGTTCTTGGAGCGCAGTTTTTTTACCAGTTCCGCGTACCCCTGGTTGGTGATGATCTTGTTGAACTGGGTCC
Protein-coding regions in this window:
- a CDS encoding sigma-54-dependent transcriptional regulator yields the protein MNETILVVDDEQDIRTALAGILEDEGYRTAFARDGVEALETVQKDRPDLVLLDIWMPRLDGMETLQRLKTADPGLTVVMMSGHGTIETAVKSTKMGAFDFIEKPLSLEKILVTVRNGLDAGRLRAENDSLRALSFRGHEIMGESEAMGRLREQVRLAGPADAPVLITGENGAGKELAARSLHYHSPRRDRPFVELDCAALPEELIESELFGHEKGFAGAATQKKGKLDLANGGTMFLDEIGDMPPRAQAKLLRLIQERKFERAGGTRSIEADVRIMAASTRNLEEEVRAGRFSPDLFYRLNVVSLAVPPLRERQDDIVPLVEHFLDIFARREGQERKTMPPEALAILARHDWPGNVRELRTIVERLVIMTPGRVITPDSIPPSIGEGAGREGVLPRSEAALEPSSLREAREEFEREFIIQKLEEYGWNISRTADAIELERSNLYRKMKSYGIDAKK
- a CDS encoding sensor histidine kinase, coding for MDKRTTDSTPTATPAERERIKRRREGIVIALSVLLILILTRVEIHLSRISSDVPMGSNFLIFGVINVIILLIILLIYLLFRNVAKLLMERRGKALGANLRTKLVIAFVSLSIIPTMLLFFVSATYVNQSIRNWFNTQIENSLSESLEVAQTYYKNSAANALYYGNQISAIIRDQRLLNDENLPRMKELIRQKQKEYNLGIVEVYSAQNEELVRAANPGLPLGEFTNPSSEDIKQGLNGKELTRVNTVGKADLIRGIVPIYSTYRADEVVGAVVVNYFVPYSLVEKMREITASYEQFRQLKILKNPIRSGYILALFLITMVIIFLAVWFGLHLANSLTTPIQELAEATRQVAEGNLNIRLGQRTDDELGMLVAAFNKMTDDLRSNQLALKNANDELSRSNQELEQRRRHMEIVLRNVAAGVIAVDRGGTITTINPSAARLLQIDMPRAVGHNFREVLKGEQLDIVKGVLRDMVMAKKDSISRQITVPVRDSRATFLFNLSVLRDESGEFLGTVVVFDDMTQLIKAQRMAAWREVARRIAHEIKNPLTPIQLSAQRLRKRYLPRFGDEDRVFDECTAMIVKSVDELKTLVDEFSNFARMPAAHPSPNDLNAVIREAVTLFREGHRGVAFGFSADDRLPLLQLDRDQIKRVFINLLDNAVAAMGGTGEVRIMSRFDPELKMAVVTVADTGPGIPPEDKTRVFEPYFSTKASGTGLGLAIVSSIITDHHGFIRVRDNEPRGTKFVIELPVTG